A window of Cellulomonas sp. SLBN-39 genomic DNA:
CCGTTGTGCACCATCTTGGCGTAGTGCCCGGCACCCACCGGGCCCGCGTGCACGAAGCCGTCGGCGCGCTCGCCCTCGGGCCGCAGGGCGTCGAACACGGGCATCGCGCGGGCCACGTCGTCGGCCGCTCCGCCGACCATGAGGCCGTACCCGTTCTCCAGGCCCCAGACGCCGCCGGAGACCCCGGCGTCGACGAAGCCGACGCCGTGCTCGGCGAGCAGCGCCGCGTGGCCCGCGTCGTCCTGGTAGTAGGAGTTGCCGCCGTCGATGACCAGGTCACCGGGGGCGAGAAGGCCGGCGAGGTCGGTGACTACCGCGTCAGTCACCGCTCCGGCGGGCACCATGACCCACACGACACGCTCGCCCTGGGGCAGGGCCTGCACGAGCGCCTCGAGCGTCGGCACGTCCGTGACGTCGGGGTTCCGGTCGAACCCGGTCACCTCGATCCCGGCGCGGCGCATCCGCTCGCGCATGTTCGCGCCCATCTTGCCCAGGCCGACCAGTCCGATGTGCATGCTTCGCCCTCTCGTCGTGCGCGGTTCCGCCGGTCGTGCGCCGTCGCACCGTGCACCACTGTGCCGCAGCCCGGGGGCGGTCGCCCGGGCGGCGAGGACTCCTCGTGCCGGCCCCGACGGACGGGGCCCGGCCTCAGCTCGCGAAGCGGATCGGGACCAGCAGGTAGCGGTAGTCCTTGAGGTCGTCGCCCTCGAGCGACTCCTGCCCCGTGAACTCCACCGGCTTGTTCGGGTGCGTGAACGACAGCCGGACGAAGGTCGTGTCCAGCGCGCCGAGCCCGTCGAGCAGGAACTGCGGGTTGAACGCCACGGAGATGTCCTCGCCGACGAGCGTCGACTCGAGCGCCTCGGACGCCTGCGCGTCGTCGCCCTGACCCGCGTCGAGCACCAGCTGCCCCTCGGCGAACGACAGGCGGATGGGCGTGTTGCGCTCCGCGACGAGAGCGACACGCTTGGCGGCCTCGGCGAGCTGCTGGCGGTGCACGATCGCGTGGATGGGCGTCTCGTCGGGGAAGAGGCGTCGCACGGCCGGGTAGTCGCCGTCGACGAGCAGGCTCGTGCTCTGCCGGCCGCCTGCCTCGAACCCGATGAGGTCGACGCCGCCGCCGGTGGACAGCGCCACCGACACCGAGCCGGCGCCGCCGAGCGACTTCGCCGCGTCGGACAGCGTGCGCGCACGGACCAGGGCCACGGCGGACAGGTCGGGGGTCGCGGGCTTCCAGGTCATCTCGCGCAGCGCGAGCCGGTACCGGTCCGTGGCGAGCAGCGTGACCTTCTCGCCCTCGATCTCCACGCGGACACCGGTGAGCAGCGGCAGGGTGTCGTCACGGCTCGCGGCGACCGAGACCTGCGCGACCGCGTGGGTCAGGTGCTCGCCGTCCACGGTGCCGGTGACG
This region includes:
- the gnd gene encoding phosphogluconate dehydrogenase (NAD(+)-dependent, decarboxylating) — its product is MHIGLVGLGKMGANMRERMRRAGIEVTGFDRNPDVTDVPTLEALVQALPQGERVVWVMVPAGAVTDAVVTDLAGLLAPGDLVIDGGNSYYQDDAGHAALLAEHGVGFVDAGVSGGVWGLENGYGLMVGGAADDVARAMPVFDALRPEGERADGFVHAGPVGAGHYAKMVHNGIEYGLMQAYAEGYELLAAKDLVTDVQATMRAWSKGTVVRSWLLDLLVQALEQDPAFTEIDDWVEDSGEGRWTVDEAIELAVPAPVIAASLFARFSSRQGESPAMKAVAALRQQFGGHAVRAAGADTVTPTAPPTSEA
- the dnaN gene encoding DNA polymerase III subunit beta; its protein translation is MRFRVDRDVLADAVTWTARSLPTRPPVPVLAGVRIEADTTGTIQLSSFDYEVSARAQLPADVSEPGTVLVSGRLLAEISRALPAKPVDVVLDGTKVQVTCGASRFTLLTMPVEDYPALPVMPPVTGTVDGEHLTHAVAQVSVAASRDDTLPLLTGVRVEIEGEKVTLLATDRYRLALREMTWKPATPDLSAVALVRARTLSDAAKSLGGAGSVSVALSTGGGVDLIGFEAGGRQSTSLLVDGDYPAVRRLFPDETPIHAIVHRQQLAEAAKRVALVAERNTPIRLSFAEGQLVLDAGQGDDAQASEALESTLVGEDISVAFNPQFLLDGLGALDTTFVRLSFTHPNKPVEFTGQESLEGDDLKDYRYLLVPIRFAS